The Rothia sp. SD9660Na DNA segment TCGGTGACGAATTCGTTGCAGCTGAAGGCGGCATCGGCGGTAAGGGCAACGCCGCCCTGGCCTCCACCAAACGCAAGGCCCCCGGTTTTGCCCTGCTCGGTATTCCCGGTTCAACTCGCGATATCGTGCTGGAACTTAAGTCCATCGCAGACATTGCCCTGGTGGGCTACCCCTCAGCCGGTAAGTCCTCCCTCATTGCAGCTATTTCTGCAGCTCGCCCCAAGATCGCTGACTACCCCTTCACCACCCTGATTCCCAACCTGGGTGTGGTGCAGGCTGGCGATACCCGCTACACCGTAGCCGATGTTCCCGGCCTGATTGAAGGTGCCTCCGAAGGTAAGGGCCTGGGCCACCGCTTCCTGCGCCACGTGGAGCGCTCCAGCGCCCTGGTGCACGTGATTGACTGCGCCACCCTAGAGCCCAACCGCGACCCCATCAGCGACTTCGACGTGATTCGTGGGGAACTTGAAAACTACGAGGTTGACCCCACCGCCGGCGTCACCGTGCCCCTCAACGAGCGCCCCCAGATTATCGTGCTCAACAAGATCGACGTGCCCGAAGCGCGCGAGCTGGCCGAGTTCGTCCGCCCCATGTTTGAAGAGCGCGGCTACCGGGTCTTTGAAATCTCAACCGCCTCCCACGAAGGTCTCAAGCAGCTGACCTTCGCTATGGCAGAGCTCGTTGAAGCAGACCGCAAGGCCCGCAAGAAGAGTAAGAGCGCCCCCGCAGAAGACGTTGCCGTGGTCAAGCCCAAGGGCTTCCGCTCCAAGAAGCGCCAGGAATTCATCATCCGCAAGGAAGAGCGCAATCTTGAGCCCCTCTTCCGCGTCATCGGTGAGAAGCCTGAGCGCTGGATTAAGCAGACCGACTTCAACAACGACGAAGCTGTGGGCTACCTGGCTGACCGCCTCAACCGCCTGGGCGTTGAAGATGAGCTCTTCAAGGCCGGTGCTGTTGCCGGTGACGCTGTGGTGATCGGTGAAGAAGTGGACGCCGTGGTCTTTGACTGGGAGCCCACCATGGTTGGCGGCGCCGAGCTGCTCTCATCCCCGCGCGGTACCGATGCCCGCCTTGAGGAAATCATTCGCCCTACCCGTGCCCAGCGCAAGGCTGAGTTCCACGAGCGTATGGACGCCAAGGCTGAGGCCCGTGCCGAGCTTGAGGCTGAGCGCGTGGCGGGTATCTGGACCGAGTCTGTCGACGAGGCCCGCGCCGCTAAGGCCAAGGCAGCTAAGGCTGAAAAGCGGGCTGCCAAGCGCGCGGCAGAGGAAGAGTAAGAGGGGCTAGGGCGGTTTTCTTCGCCCCGCTCTTATTTCACTATGTGTAAGGAGTCGCCCCGGGTAGTGTGCCCGGGGCGACTCTGCTCTATATTCATAGAAGCTAAAGTTAACACTTTAAGGGAGCTAATCAATTGGATTTGAAGGACGCCTTCCAGGCTAGCGCCGAGTCACGCGGCAAGCACCGCCGCAGCCCCATCATCGAACGCTCCGACATGCCACGGGCTAAGCGGATCGTGGTGAAGGTGGGTTCTTCGTCCCTGACCTCCATCGAAAACTCCCTGGACGAGCTGGCTATCGCCACTATCTCCGATGTGCTGGCTAAGAAGAAAAAAGAGCACCCCTCTATCGAGCTGGTCTTTGTGTCCTCGGGTGCTATCGCTGCCGGCCTGGCCCCGCTGGGCCTGTCGCGCCGTCCTAAAGATTTGGCAACCCAGCAGGCGGCGGCGTCCGTCGGCCAGTCCTTACTGATGAGCCGCTATACCGATATCTTTACCCGCTACGGCGTTACCGTTTCCCAGGTGCTGCTGACTGCCGAAGACCTCATGGCCCGGGACCGCTACCAGAACGCCCACCGCCAGTTAGAGCGCCTGCTTGATTTGGGGGTCATGCCCATTATCAACGAGAACGATGCGGTAGCTACCCGCGAAATCCGCTTCGGCGATAATGACCGTATCGCGGCCCTTGTGGCCCACACCGTCAAAGCCGACGCCCTGCTTCTGCTCTCGGACGTGGATGCCCTCTACACCCGCCACCCCGACCAGGGCGGCGAGCGTGTGAGCAGCGTGCGTAACGAAGCTGACCTGGCTGGTCTGTCGATTGGGTCGGTGGGGTCTGCCGGTGTGGGCTCCGGTGGTATGGTGACGAAGGTGAAGGCTGCCCAGGTGGCGGCGGCGTCCGGAATTCCTGCCCTGGTGACCAGCGCGGCTCACGCCCGCGCCGCTTTTGCCGGTGAGGACGTCGGCACCTGGTTCTACGCCACCGGCGAGCGCCGCCCGGTGCAGACCCTCTGGCTGGAGCATCTGGCCGATATTGAGGGCTCAATTACCGTGGATGCGGGTGCTGCTGCCGCCCTGCGCCGCCGTCGTTCTCTGCTGGCAGCCGGTGTGCTGGGTGTTCAGGGCTCGTTTGAGGGTGGTAGCCCCGTGGTGATCGTTGATGAGGGCGGCGAGGTGCTGGCTCATGCCCTGAGTTCTTATACTGCCGGTGAGACCGCCCAGATGGTGGGTCTGCACACCGAGCAGATTCAGCGCACTATGGGGGAGACCTACGACGGTACGGTAGCGCACGCCGATAATATTGCGCTGGTGGCCCCCACCCAGTAGTAATCACCGGCCCCAGTAATACTGGGCCCTTGCGCGGGTGCGGCGGTAGGATAGTTTCAAGGTTGTTCAACCCCCCTATACATAAGGAGACGCTCATGGGCGAGCAGGTACACGTGAGTGACGATGTGATGCGGCAGGTCACCGATATGGCGGTGGATGCCCGTATCGCCTCCCGCCGTCTGGCCAAGGCCGATACCCGGTGGAAGAACCGGGCTTTGCTAGCTGTTGCCGATTCACTCGAAAAGCATTCGGCGGTGATTATTGAGCAGAACGCCCAGGATCTTGAACGGGAGCGGGAAGCCGGTATGAGCGAGGCTATGCTGGACCGCCTGCGCTTGACCGAGCACCGGGTAGTTGAGCTTGCGGACGCCCTGCGCGAGCTGGTTGCCCTGCCCGACCCGGTGGGGGAGCTGGTGCGCGGTTCAACCCTGCCGAACGGCCTGCGGATGCAGCAGGTGCGGGTGCCCCTGGGCGTGGTGGGCGCTATTTATGAGGCTCGCCCCAATGTAACGGTTGATATCGCTGGCTTAGCTATTAAGGCCGGTAACGCGGTGATGCTGCGCGGCGGTTCAGCTGCTGCCAAGAGCAACCAGGTGATTGTTCGTATTATCCGCGATGCCCTGCACGCTACCGGCCTGCCGATTGACTCG contains these protein-coding regions:
- the obgE gene encoding GTPase ObgE — translated: MAEFVDRVVLHVTGGHGGHGCVSVRREKFKPLGGPNGGNGGKGGDVILRVNAQITTLLEYHHSPHQSAPNGDIGRGDMSHGFNGQDLILPVPQGTVVKDRDGNVLADLVRIGDEFVAAEGGIGGKGNAALASTKRKAPGFALLGIPGSTRDIVLELKSIADIALVGYPSAGKSSLIAAISAARPKIADYPFTTLIPNLGVVQAGDTRYTVADVPGLIEGASEGKGLGHRFLRHVERSSALVHVIDCATLEPNRDPISDFDVIRGELENYEVDPTAGVTVPLNERPQIIVLNKIDVPEARELAEFVRPMFEERGYRVFEISTASHEGLKQLTFAMAELVEADRKARKKSKSAPAEDVAVVKPKGFRSKKRQEFIIRKEERNLEPLFRVIGEKPERWIKQTDFNNDEAVGYLADRLNRLGVEDELFKAGAVAGDAVVIGEEVDAVVFDWEPTMVGGAELLSSPRGTDARLEEIIRPTRAQRKAEFHERMDAKAEARAELEAERVAGIWTESVDEARAAKAKAAKAEKRAAKRAAEEE
- the proB gene encoding glutamate 5-kinase, with amino-acid sequence MDLKDAFQASAESRGKHRRSPIIERSDMPRAKRIVVKVGSSSLTSIENSLDELAIATISDVLAKKKKEHPSIELVFVSSGAIAAGLAPLGLSRRPKDLATQQAAASVGQSLLMSRYTDIFTRYGVTVSQVLLTAEDLMARDRYQNAHRQLERLLDLGVMPIINENDAVATREIRFGDNDRIAALVAHTVKADALLLLSDVDALYTRHPDQGGERVSSVRNEADLAGLSIGSVGSAGVGSGGMVTKVKAAQVAAASGIPALVTSAAHARAAFAGEDVGTWFYATGERRPVQTLWLEHLADIEGSITVDAGAAAALRRRRSLLAAGVLGVQGSFEGGSPVVIVDEGGEVLAHALSSYTAGETAQMVGLHTEQIQRTMGETYDGTVAHADNIALVAPTQ